A genome region from Sphingobium sp. WTD-1 includes the following:
- a CDS encoding DUF2271 domain-containing protein — protein MPISPKLILSGGAALGATGALAAPATAQTMTVTVNIPRLSVAEYHRPYVAIWLEKEGAAPRTLAVWYDVDKAKGEGTKWLRDIRQWWRVSGRTMSFPADGVSGATRAPGDQKIAFTAGKGPLGALGPGKYTLVVEAAREVGGRELVRLPFTWPAKPGVAAKAQGSSELGAVSVSFGK, from the coding sequence ATGCCGATCAGTCCCAAGCTCATCCTGTCTGGCGGTGCCGCGCTTGGCGCCACCGGTGCGCTGGCCGCGCCGGCCACCGCGCAGACCATGACCGTCACGGTCAATATCCCGCGCCTGTCGGTCGCTGAATATCACCGCCCCTATGTCGCCATCTGGCTGGAGAAGGAGGGCGCTGCCCCCCGCACGCTCGCGGTCTGGTATGATGTCGACAAGGCCAAGGGCGAAGGCACCAAATGGCTGCGCGACATCCGCCAGTGGTGGCGCGTGTCGGGCCGCACGATGAGCTTCCCGGCCGATGGCGTATCGGGCGCGACCCGCGCGCCGGGCGACCAGAAGATCGCCTTCACCGCCGGCAAGGGGCCGCTCGGCGCCCTGGGTCCGGGCAAATATACGCTGGTCGTGGAAGCCGCCCGTGAAGTCGGCGGCCGCGAGTTGGTCCGCCTGCCCTTCACCTGGCCGGCCAAGCCCGGCGTCGCCGCCAAGGCGCAGGGCAGCAGCGAACTCGGCGCCGTCAGCGTCAGCTTCGGCAAGTAA
- a CDS encoding DUF4198 domain-containing protein, producing the protein MKAKYLIAGALAALMLSGAAQAHRQWMLPSSTTLSGTDSWVTVDAAVSNDLFYFEHFPMRTDGIAVTEPDGSTGKIENAATGKYRSTFDVHLTKPGTYRIANVSTMVMGSYTLNGKQERLPRGTTKATLAQAIPAGATNVQTAEASNRNEIFVTLGAPTTTIFKPTGTGIELVPVTHPNDLVSGETATFQFLLDGKPAADLKVTVIPGGIRYRDALGQMDLVTDKDGKLAVKWGAPGMYWLNASTGGGREGGPGGPGGPGAQGGKPEGAPPAPPAGPPQKRASYITTLEVLAP; encoded by the coding sequence ATGAAAGCCAAATATCTGATCGCGGGCGCGCTTGCCGCCCTGATGCTCTCCGGCGCGGCCCAGGCGCATCGTCAGTGGATGCTGCCCTCCTCCACCACCCTGTCGGGCACCGACAGCTGGGTGACGGTCGACGCGGCGGTTTCCAACGACCTCTTCTATTTCGAACATTTCCCGATGCGCACCGACGGCATCGCCGTGACCGAGCCGGATGGCAGCACCGGCAAGATCGAAAATGCCGCCACCGGCAAATATCGCTCGACCTTCGACGTGCATCTGACCAAGCCCGGCACCTATCGCATCGCCAATGTCTCGACCATGGTGATGGGCAGCTACACTCTCAACGGCAAGCAGGAGCGCCTGCCGCGCGGCACCACCAAGGCCACTCTGGCCCAGGCGATCCCCGCCGGCGCCACCAATGTCCAGACCGCCGAGGCAAGCAACCGCAACGAGATCTTCGTGACGCTGGGCGCGCCGACCACCACCATCTTCAAGCCGACCGGCACCGGCATCGAACTGGTCCCGGTGACCCATCCCAATGACCTGGTATCGGGCGAGACCGCGACCTTCCAGTTCCTGCTCGATGGCAAGCCCGCCGCCGACCTCAAGGTCACCGTCATCCCCGGCGGCATCCGTTATCGCGATGCGCTGGGCCAGATGGACCTCGTCACCGACAAGGATGGCAAGCTGGCCGTCAAATGGGGCGCCCCCGGCATGTACTGGCTGAACGCCAGCACAGGTGGCGGCCGCGAAGGCGGCCCTGGCGGCCCCGGTGGTCCGGGCGCGCAGGGCGGCAAGCCGGAGGGCGCACCGCCCGCGCCGCCGGCCGGCCCGCCGCAGAAGCGCGCCTCCTACATCACCACGCTGGAAGTGCTGGCGCCCTGA
- a CDS encoding VacJ family lipoprotein, with translation MLLSVAATGMMLMAGQGEVVDSGAPVVPAAAVALAPAETSQPVPVGPVQPAQAPSPDSPYPPPVVLPTLSPIAEQPKEEVPVDPNAIVVTGDTGLRKRDPFAAINEQSFEAVQAVDKALIEPVAKAYNKGLPRPVRKGLRNFFSNLGEPVVFAAYMLQFKPGKAFETAGRFGINSTLGFLGLFDVAKRKPFNLPYRPNGLANTLGFYGIGPGPYMYLPLVGPTTLRDIIGDTVDKMILPFAVGKPFTQPTVVIPMAVLDQLGERAAFDERIQAIRSDDNPYGSYRDLYLNQRKAEIEALHGRYTPGVTPVYGPGLRVPGKDKPAADAPVAPEAAAPVAAEPAPAPTPVPVPEPAPKPLMVQPLLADPR, from the coding sequence ATGCTGCTTTCGGTTGCCGCCACTGGAATGATGCTGATGGCGGGACAGGGGGAGGTCGTGGACAGCGGCGCTCCTGTGGTGCCGGCCGCGGCCGTGGCGCTTGCGCCGGCGGAAACGTCCCAGCCGGTCCCTGTCGGTCCGGTCCAGCCCGCACAGGCGCCGTCACCCGACAGCCCCTATCCGCCGCCGGTCGTGCTGCCGACGCTAAGCCCGATCGCGGAGCAGCCCAAGGAAGAGGTGCCGGTCGATCCGAATGCGATCGTCGTGACCGGCGATACCGGGCTGCGCAAGCGCGATCCCTTCGCCGCGATCAACGAACAGTCTTTCGAGGCGGTCCAGGCGGTCGACAAGGCGCTGATCGAGCCGGTGGCCAAGGCCTATAACAAGGGTCTGCCGCGCCCGGTGCGCAAGGGACTGCGCAATTTCTTCTCGAATCTGGGCGAGCCGGTCGTGTTCGCGGCCTATATGCTGCAGTTCAAGCCGGGCAAGGCGTTCGAGACGGCCGGTCGCTTCGGCATCAACAGCACGCTGGGCTTCCTTGGCCTGTTCGATGTCGCCAAACGCAAGCCGTTCAACCTGCCCTATCGTCCCAATGGTCTGGCCAACACGCTGGGCTTTTATGGCATCGGTCCTGGCCCCTATATGTATCTGCCGCTGGTTGGCCCGACCACGCTGCGCGACATCATCGGCGACACGGTCGACAAGATGATCCTGCCCTTCGCGGTGGGCAAGCCCTTCACCCAGCCCACGGTCGTCATCCCGATGGCGGTGCTGGACCAGCTGGGCGAGCGCGCGGCGTTCGACGAGCGCATCCAGGCGATCCGTTCCGACGACAATCCCTATGGCAGCTATCGCGACCTCTATCTCAACCAGCGCAAGGCGGAGATCGAGGCGCTGCACGGTCGCTACACGCCGGGCGTGACGCCGGTCTATGGTCCGGGGCTGCGCGTGCCGGGCAAGGACAAGCCGGCAGCTGACGCGCCGGTCGCGCCGGAGGCTGCGGCCCCGGTTGCTGCGGAGCCGGCACCGGCGCCCACGCCTGTACCTGTGCCCGAACCGGCGCCCAAGCCGCTGATGGTGCAGCCGCTGCTCGCCGATCCGCGCTGA
- a CDS encoding PepSY-associated TM helix domain-containing protein, producing the protein MHAPARTQPKKKKSAKAFWLKQLHTWHWVSSAISLIGLLLFAFTGITLNHAADVEGSPQTVEKSATLPAPLLKLVAADDAPDAKKPLPAPIAQWIEKEIGQSGAGEAEWSADEVYLALPRPGGDGWVSIDRHDGKVTSEATSRGWVSYLNDLHKGRNAGTVWKWFIDIFAVACFLFALTGLLLLQLHAAKRPSTWPLVAIGLALPALLAILFIH; encoded by the coding sequence ATGCACGCTCCCGCCCGCACCCAGCCCAAGAAAAAGAAGAGCGCCAAGGCATTCTGGCTGAAGCAGCTGCATACCTGGCATTGGGTGAGTTCGGCGATCAGCCTGATCGGCCTGCTGCTCTTCGCCTTCACCGGCATCACCCTCAACCACGCTGCCGATGTCGAGGGTTCGCCCCAGACCGTGGAGAAGAGCGCCACCCTGCCCGCCCCGCTGTTGAAGCTGGTCGCGGCCGATGACGCGCCCGACGCCAAGAAGCCCCTGCCCGCCCCGATCGCCCAATGGATCGAAAAGGAAATCGGCCAGAGCGGCGCGGGCGAGGCGGAATGGTCGGCGGACGAAGTCTATCTTGCCCTGCCGCGTCCCGGCGGCGATGGCTGGGTGTCGATCGACCGGCATGACGGCAAGGTCACCAGCGAAGCGACCAGCCGCGGCTGGGTCAGCTACCTCAATGACCTGCACAAGGGCCGCAATGCCGGCACCGTGTGGAAATGGTTCATCGATATCTTCGCCGTCGCCTGCTTCCTGTTCGCGCTGACCGGCCTGCTGCTGCTCCAGTTGCACGCCGCCAAGCGGCCGAGCACCTGGCCGCTGGTCGCGATCGGCCTGGCGCTGCCGGCGCTGCTCGCCATCCTCTTCATCCACTAA
- a CDS encoding NAD-glutamate dehydrogenase domain-containing protein encodes MTALADPNIKEVDSTVRAALEGVLAKGALPGESEGFDQAAIAAAAAFLGRTANARKAGQPGIAIETLGEGATGRFMRIALINDDMPFLVDSIATTLAAADISIHRLLHPVLSISRGADGTLSAILDDDAPGALRESMIYIEADRADAKARRALEKALEDTLADVRVAVRDWPRMQEAMSADANAVTDDEGAALLRWFLAGHFTQIGHELCSRVGTSEERLGICALRDKPMIAPASREAAFTWFEEGKRSPLIIKSNILSRVHRGVLLDLIILPVREGKSVTGLSIHAGMWTSAALAASPEKVPLLRSALSALMDKYGFDPAGHAGKTLAHALTTLPHDILIGFERDTLEHLALTFMSLTDRPRPKLVLATSALARHLYAFVWLPRDELSTARRVAIQDMLAKAANGPVLSWSIALEEGGLALLRITLDLRDGGVVPDDAALDRQLKQMVRGWLPAVEEALAESEEAGRAAALAQRFAPGFPMAYRNGAGPVEAAVDIRLIHGLAGPGDKSIRIYRNPEDSAERLRLKLYSHDAIALSEVVPAFENFGFRVIDEMTTAIDGGTLGHVQRFVLELPAGGDAQAVVDRAEVVTEAIAQVIEGVAENDRFNELIVTAGFAPRAVVLFRALFRYLRQTGTAFGMATFADTLRREQGVARNLVALFEALHDPAAQDGSDKATAIQAEIDAGLEQVSSIDEDRVLRLIRAVITATLRTNFYAPAAAEALAFKIDSALVPGLPAPLPWREIWVYSPRVEGIHLRAGPVARGGLRWSDRRDDFRTEILGLMKAQRVKNAVIVPTGAKGGFYPKQLPNPQVDRDAWFAEGTESYRIFIRTLLSITDNIVKNKVKHPAQVVVRDGDDPYFVVAADKGTATFSDVANAIALERDFWLGDAFASGGSNGYDHKAMGITAKGAWISVQRHFAEMGVDVQSEPVKVVGCGDMSGDVFGNGMLLSKAIKLVAAFDHRHIFLDPNPDPAKSWEERNRMFALPRSSWEDYDKGLISEGGGVFARSLKKIPLTPQVQEILGVTESEMEPTALISAILKSPNDLLWFGGIGTYVKAAAQSHGDVGDPANDRLRVNAEQLRVKVVGEGANLGTTQAGRIAFSLHGGRINTDFIDNSAGVDCSDNEVNIKIALNKEMAEGRLPFDKRNALLESMTDAVGAIVLEDNRLQALGLSIAESGGAADLASYVRLIETFEETGRLDRQVEGLAANDQLLRRGQDGQGLTRPELAVLLSTAKLALQDAIEHGDLATDPSMGAELAAAFPAAMQEKEADAIAAHALKKEIIATKVANRIVNRLGIIHPFELAEEEGCSLADLASAFLIAERLYDIRTLWADIDAADMSEAARLALFGDIASGMRAQIADILRSVPAGTLPEAGHAILAKGVETLANQVDDLLTSEAFRRVTAVTDRLLSLGAPDMLAVRTAGLFKLDGAVGIAALAGRLKMDEIALTRAFTHLGEAVGIDWVQSAAARMEPTDPWERLLISGVARDMQQVRLDFLAQGKGKDVSDHVEKWLIERGARIQQFRALVQRAKAAASPNVAMLAEIAGQARGLLGR; translated from the coding sequence ATGACGGCGCTGGCTGATCCCAATATCAAGGAAGTCGATTCAACTGTTCGCGCGGCGCTGGAAGGCGTCCTGGCAAAGGGCGCCCTGCCCGGCGAGAGCGAGGGATTTGATCAGGCGGCCATCGCCGCCGCTGCGGCCTTCCTGGGTCGCACCGCCAATGCGCGCAAGGCCGGCCAGCCCGGCATCGCGATCGAGACGCTGGGCGAAGGCGCCACCGGCCGCTTCATGCGGATCGCGCTGATCAACGACGACATGCCCTTCTTAGTCGATTCGATCGCCACCACCCTGGCGGCGGCCGACATCAGCATTCACCGGCTGCTCCACCCCGTCCTGTCGATATCGCGTGGCGCCGACGGGACCCTGTCCGCGATCCTGGACGATGATGCGCCGGGCGCATTGCGGGAATCGATGATCTATATCGAGGCCGACCGGGCCGACGCAAAGGCGCGCCGCGCGCTCGAAAAGGCGCTGGAAGACACGCTGGCCGACGTCCGCGTCGCCGTGCGCGACTGGCCGCGCATGCAGGAAGCCATGTCGGCCGACGCCAATGCCGTCACCGACGATGAAGGCGCCGCGCTGCTGCGCTGGTTCCTCGCGGGCCATTTCACCCAGATCGGCCATGAACTGTGCAGCCGGGTCGGCACCTCGGAAGAGCGGCTCGGCATCTGCGCGCTGCGCGACAAGCCGATGATCGCGCCGGCCTCGCGCGAGGCCGCCTTCACCTGGTTCGAGGAAGGCAAGCGCAGCCCGCTCATCATCAAGTCCAACATCCTCTCGCGCGTGCATCGCGGCGTGCTGCTGGACCTCATCATCCTGCCGGTGCGCGAGGGCAAGAGCGTTACCGGCCTGTCGATCCACGCCGGCATGTGGACCAGCGCGGCGCTTGCCGCCTCGCCGGAAAAGGTGCCGCTGCTGCGCTCGGCGCTGTCGGCGCTGATGGACAAATATGGCTTCGACCCGGCCGGCCATGCCGGCAAGACGCTGGCCCATGCGCTCACCACCCTGCCGCATGACATTCTGATCGGCTTCGAGCGCGACACGCTGGAGCATCTCGCGCTCACCTTCATGTCGCTGACCGACCGGCCGCGCCCCAAGCTGGTGCTCGCCACCAGCGCGCTCGCCCGTCACCTCTATGCCTTCGTCTGGCTGCCGCGCGACGAACTGTCGACCGCGCGCCGCGTCGCGATCCAGGACATGCTGGCCAAGGCGGCGAATGGCCCGGTATTGAGCTGGTCGATCGCGCTGGAGGAAGGTGGCCTGGCGCTGCTGCGCATCACCCTCGACCTGCGTGACGGCGGCGTCGTGCCCGATGACGCCGCGCTCGATCGTCAGCTCAAGCAGATGGTGCGCGGCTGGCTGCCCGCCGTCGAGGAAGCGCTGGCCGAAAGCGAGGAAGCCGGCCGCGCCGCGGCGCTGGCCCAGCGCTTCGCCCCCGGCTTCCCGATGGCCTATCGCAACGGCGCCGGCCCGGTCGAGGCGGCGGTCGACATCCGCCTGATCCACGGCCTGGCGGGTCCGGGCGACAAGTCGATCCGCATCTATCGCAACCCGGAAGACAGCGCCGAACGGCTGCGCCTCAAGCTCTACAGCCATGACGCGATCGCCCTGTCCGAAGTCGTTCCCGCCTTCGAGAATTTCGGCTTCCGCGTGATCGACGAGATGACGACGGCGATCGACGGCGGCACACTCGGCCATGTCCAGCGCTTCGTGCTGGAACTGCCGGCCGGCGGCGATGCCCAGGCGGTGGTCGACCGCGCCGAAGTGGTGACCGAGGCGATCGCCCAGGTGATCGAAGGCGTCGCCGAAAATGACAGGTTCAACGAACTGATCGTCACCGCCGGCTTCGCGCCGCGCGCGGTAGTGCTGTTCCGCGCGCTGTTCCGCTATCTGCGCCAGACTGGCACCGCCTTTGGCATGGCGACCTTCGCCGACACGCTGCGCCGTGAACAGGGCGTCGCCCGCAACCTCGTCGCCCTGTTCGAAGCGCTGCACGATCCTGCCGCGCAGGACGGCAGCGACAAGGCGACCGCCATCCAGGCGGAGATCGACGCCGGCCTGGAACAGGTCAGCTCGATCGACGAGGATCGCGTGCTGCGCCTGATCCGCGCCGTCATCACCGCGACGCTGCGCACCAACTTCTATGCCCCGGCCGCGGCCGAGGCGCTGGCGTTCAAGATCGACAGCGCGCTCGTCCCCGGCCTGCCGGCGCCGCTGCCCTGGCGCGAAATCTGGGTCTACAGCCCGCGCGTCGAGGGCATCCATCTACGCGCCGGCCCGGTCGCCCGTGGCGGCCTGCGCTGGTCCGACCGGCGCGACGATTTCCGCACCGAAATCCTGGGCCTGATGAAGGCGCAACGTGTCAAGAACGCTGTCATCGTTCCGACCGGCGCGAAGGGCGGCTTCTATCCCAAGCAGCTGCCCAATCCGCAGGTCGATCGCGATGCCTGGTTCGCCGAAGGCACCGAAAGCTATCGCATCTTCATCCGCACCCTGCTGTCGATCACCGACAATATCGTGAAGAACAAGGTGAAGCACCCCGCCCAGGTGGTGGTGCGCGACGGCGACGATCCCTATTTCGTGGTCGCCGCCGACAAGGGCACCGCGACCTTCAGCGACGTCGCCAATGCAATCGCGCTGGAGCGGGACTTCTGGCTGGGCGACGCCTTCGCCAGCGGCGGCTCCAACGGCTATGACCACAAGGCGATGGGCATCACCGCCAAGGGCGCCTGGATCAGCGTCCAGCGCCACTTCGCCGAAATGGGCGTCGACGTGCAGAGCGAGCCGGTCAAGGTCGTGGGCTGCGGCGACATGTCGGGCGACGTGTTCGGCAACGGCATGCTGCTCAGCAAGGCGATCAAGCTGGTCGCCGCCTTCGACCATCGCCACATCTTCCTCGACCCCAATCCCGATCCGGCCAAGAGCTGGGAAGAGCGCAACCGGATGTTCGCCCTGCCCCGCTCCAGCTGGGAGGATTACGACAAGGGCCTGATCTCCGAAGGCGGCGGCGTGTTCGCCCGCAGCCTCAAGAAGATCCCGCTCACCCCGCAGGTCCAGGAAATCCTGGGCGTGACCGAAAGCGAGATGGAGCCGACCGCGCTCATCTCCGCGATCCTCAAGAGCCCCAACGACCTGCTGTGGTTCGGCGGCATCGGCACCTATGTGAAGGCCGCCGCGCAGAGCCATGGCGATGTCGGCGATCCGGCCAATGACCGGCTGCGCGTCAATGCCGAACAGCTGCGCGTCAAGGTGGTGGGCGAAGGCGCGAATCTTGGCACTACGCAGGCCGGGCGCATCGCCTTCTCGCTGCATGGCGGGCGGATCAACACCGACTTCATCGACAATAGTGCCGGCGTCGATTGCTCGGATAATGAGGTCAACATCAAGATCGCGCTGAACAAGGAAATGGCGGAAGGCCGCCTGCCCTTCGACAAGCGCAATGCCCTGCTCGAAAGCATGACCGATGCGGTCGGCGCGATCGTGCTGGAGGATAACCGGCTTCAGGCGCTCGGCCTGTCGATCGCCGAAAGCGGCGGCGCGGCGGACCTGGCCTCCTATGTCCGGCTGATCGAGACGTTCGAGGAAACCGGCCGTCTCGACCGCCAGGTCGAGGGGCTGGCCGCCAATGACCAGTTGCTGCGGCGGGGCCAGGATGGCCAGGGCCTCACCCGCCCCGAACTCGCCGTGCTGCTCTCCACCGCCAAGCTGGCGCTGCAGGACGCGATCGAACATGGCGACCTTGCCACCGATCCCAGCATGGGCGCGGAACTGGCCGCCGCCTTCCCTGCCGCCATGCAGGAGAAGGAAGCCGATGCGATCGCGGCCCATGCGCTCAAGAAGGAGATCATCGCCACCAAGGTTGCGAACCGCATCGTCAACCGCCTCGGCATCATCCACCCCTTCGAACTGGCCGAGGAAGAGGGCTGCTCGCTCGCCGATCTTGCCAGCGCCTTCCTCATCGCCGAGCGGCTCTACGACATCCGCACCCTGTGGGCGGATATCGACGCGGCCGACATGTCGGAAGCCGCCCGCCTGGCCCTGTTCGGCGACATCGCCAGCGGCATGCGCGCGCAGATCGCCGATATCCTGCGCAGCGTGCCGGCCGGCACCCTGCCCGAAGCCGGCCATGCGATCCTGGCCAAGGGCGTCGAAACGCTCGCCAACCAGGTCGACGACCTGCTGACCAGCGAAGCGTTCCGCCGCGTCACGGCCGTTACCGATCGCCTGCTCTCGCTCGGCGCACCGGACATGCTGGCCGTGCGCACCGCGGGCCTGTTCAAGCTGGACGGCGCGGTCGGCATCGCCGCGCTCGCCGGTCGCCTGAAGATGGACGAGATCGCACTGACCCGCGCCTTCACCCATCTGGGCGAGGCTGTCGGCATCGACTGGGTCCAGTCGGCCGCCGCCCGCATGGAACCGACCGATCCGTGGGAGCGGCTGCTCATCTCCGGCGTCGCGCGTGACATGCAGCAGGTGCGGCTCGACTTCCTGGCCCAGGGCAAGGGCAAGGACGTGTCGGACCATGTCGAGAAATGGCTGATCGAGCGCGGTGCGCGCATCCAGCAGTTCCGCGCCCTGGTGCAGCGCGCCAAGGCAGCGGCATCGCCCAATGTCGCGATGCTGGCGGAAATCGCCGGTCAGGCCCGCGGCCTGCTCGGCCGCTGA